One genomic window of Spirochaetota bacterium includes the following:
- a CDS encoding SDR family oxidoreductase, producing MYHDLKNKNAVITGSGKRNGIGFAIARELARNGVNVVIADLGKGTIGDTTMQAGQMEEMNILANELKREYGINAYSFPCDVTSTYSINEFVTKVTQVFESVHILCNNAGATFGVPSAIHTYDEQAWLKTIDVNLHGTFRVSRAIVPLMKNGGSIINTASRAGKFPAMFNGAYSVAKAGVIMLTKVMAKELAGAGIRVNAVCPGQINTDLERWRFELEAKIFNTTPEEREKVMCQSIPIGRIGTPQEVARLVAYLASDASSYITGQAINVCGGQLMEL from the coding sequence ATGTACCATGATTTAAAAAATAAAAATGCAGTGATTACGGGTTCTGGTAAACGTAACGGGATAGGATTTGCAATTGCCCGTGAACTGGCGCGCAATGGTGTAAATGTCGTTATTGCTGATTTAGGCAAAGGCACAATTGGCGACACCACTATGCAGGCAGGACAGATGGAAGAAATGAACATCTTGGCCAATGAATTGAAAAGGGAGTATGGCATAAATGCCTATTCCTTTCCGTGTGATGTTACTAGTACCTACTCAATTAATGAATTTGTAACTAAGGTTACTCAGGTTTTTGAATCTGTACATATATTGTGCAATAATGCAGGTGCAACATTTGGTGTTCCCAGTGCTATTCATACATACGATGAACAGGCCTGGTTGAAAACTATTGATGTTAATCTTCATGGCACATTTAGAGTGAGCAGGGCAATAGTTCCACTCATGAAAAATGGTGGTTCAATTATTAATACCGCTTCGCGAGCAGGTAAATTCCCAGCGATGTTTAATGGTGCATATTCGGTTGCTAAAGCTGGCGTAATAATGCTTACCAAAGTTATGGCAAAGGAACTTGCGGGAGCCGGCATACGGGTAAATGCTGTATGCCCTGGTCAAATTAATACTGATCTTGAGCGTTGGCGTTTTGAGCTAGAAGCAAAAATTTTTAATACAACTCCCGAAGAACGGGAAAAGGTAATGTGTCAGAGCATTCCAATAGGCAGGATTGGTACACCACAGGAGGTGGCCAGGCTTGTAGCATATTTAGCATCTGATGCTTCATCATATATTACTGGGCAGGCCATTAATGTATGTGGTGGGCAATTGATGGAATTATAA
- a CDS encoding thiamine pyrophosphate-binding protein, whose amino-acid sequence MLNGAKLVVDALLDKQVEYIFSLSGGHITPIYEHLENSPIKIFDTRHEQAAVFMAEAWGRLSRKPGVALVTAGPGFTNALTAIANARLSNAPLLLIAGCVGLESNDKLDLQDMKQLPVIEPMVKKAFVCQKPERVYEYIDMAYRTACSGRPGPVYLELPVDVLNATPDETKIRRTNTSVVSKPCDSIAALDVIEILYKKKKPIIIAGSGAWYAHASKPLLEFIEHTGIPVFTNAAGRGVIPDTHPLCFESSLAIRPGAALFANFNADCIVLLGNRVSLYYIFGDIFNKEATLIQVDIEPEEIGRNRSIQKGIVSDIAAFMEECNRIIKERKIHLKEKYTEWVNELKKADEDSKKQAEQHWLSNAVPIHAMRVAYEVNQIMNRENDVVVSDGGDAQIWMGMTRTVKRGGTYMDSGLYGCLGVGIPFANAAKLYYKDARVLLFTGDGSLGFNFMEIETAIRKNLAITIVVSNDLGWGMIRHSQVLRMGHPVKDGTYIGNIPYHKLVEALGGKGYLVEKPDDITPAIHDALASNTVALVNVMTDPDTISPGSVALANLGGYKA is encoded by the coding sequence ATGTTAAACGGGGCAAAACTGGTTGTTGACGCATTATTAGATAAACAGGTTGAGTATATATTTTCGTTAAGTGGGGGGCACATTACTCCAATCTATGAACATCTTGAAAACTCGCCAATAAAAATATTTGATACACGGCATGAGCAAGCTGCAGTGTTTATGGCTGAGGCATGGGGACGTTTAAGCCGTAAACCTGGGGTTGCGCTGGTGACTGCTGGCCCTGGATTTACTAATGCGCTGACAGCAATAGCAAATGCGCGATTGTCCAATGCTCCACTGTTGCTCATTGCAGGTTGTGTTGGCCTTGAGAGCAATGATAAATTAGATTTACAGGATATGAAGCAGTTGCCGGTCATTGAACCAATGGTGAAAAAAGCCTTTGTGTGTCAAAAGCCTGAGCGAGTGTATGAATATATTGATATGGCGTACCGCACTGCATGTTCAGGGAGGCCTGGGCCAGTATATTTAGAGTTGCCAGTTGATGTACTAAATGCAACGCCAGATGAAACAAAAATACGAAGAACAAATACAAGTGTTGTTTCTAAGCCGTGCGATAGCATCGCAGCCTTAGATGTGATTGAAATATTGTATAAAAAGAAAAAGCCTATTATTATTGCAGGGAGTGGTGCATGGTATGCACATGCTTCAAAGCCCTTATTAGAATTTATTGAACATACTGGAATTCCTGTCTTTACCAATGCTGCCGGCAGGGGCGTTATACCAGATACTCATCCTTTGTGTTTTGAGTCATCACTTGCAATTAGGCCAGGTGCAGCACTGTTTGCAAATTTTAATGCTGACTGTATTGTACTATTAGGAAACAGAGTGAGCTTGTACTACATTTTTGGTGATATCTTTAATAAAGAAGCTACTCTCATTCAGGTTGACATTGAACCTGAGGAGATTGGGCGCAATAGAAGTATTCAAAAAGGCATAGTAAGTGATATAGCAGCTTTTATGGAAGAGTGTAACCGTATAATTAAAGAAAGAAAAATACACCTTAAAGAAAAGTATACTGAATGGGTAAATGAATTAAAAAAGGCTGATGAGGATAGCAAAAAGCAAGCGGAGCAACATTGGTTAAGCAATGCAGTACCAATACATGCCATGCGCGTTGCCTATGAGGTAAACCAAATCATGAATAGAGAAAATGATGTAGTGGTAAGTGATGGCGGTGATGCACAAATTTGGATGGGTATGACGCGAACTGTAAAACGTGGTGGAACATACATGGACTCAGGTTTATATGGGTGTTTGGGTGTTGGCATACCGTTTGCCAATGCTGCAAAGCTGTATTATAAAGACGCAAGGGTATTGCTTTTTACCGGTGATGGTTCGCTTGGATTTAATTTTATGGAGATAGAAACTGCTATTCGCAAGAATCTGGCAATTACAATAGTTGTAAGCAATGATTTAGGATGGGGAATGATTCGCCACAGCCAGGTTTTGCGGATGGGCCATCCGGTAAAGGATGGAACATATATTGGTAATATACCCTATCACAAACTTGTGGAAGCGTTAGGTGGGAAAGGATATCTGGTTGAAAAACCTGATGATATTACACCGGCTATACATGATGCATTGGCAAGTAATACAGTAGCGCTGGTCAATGTTATGACCGATCCTGATACTATCAGTCCTGGAAGTGTTGCACTTGCTAATTTAGGCGGATATAAGGCATAA
- a CDS encoding sulfite exporter TauE/SafE family protein produces MLFITTIIGLSAGILGGLMGIGGGIIMIPALIYILHFTQHMAQGTTLAAMIPPIGILAAYEYYKSGNVNIPVAITLALGFVIGGYIGGKIAVSLDNETLRRVFGVILFIMSLHIIFSK; encoded by the coding sequence ATGTTATTCATAACAACAATAATTGGCCTTTCAGCAGGCATTTTAGGTGGTTTAATGGGTATTGGTGGAGGGATCATTATGATTCCTGCTCTCATATACATATTGCATTTCACTCAGCATATGGCACAGGGGACTACCCTTGCTGCCATGATTCCTCCTATTGGAATACTTGCAGCATACGAATATTATAAATCAGGAAATGTCAATATTCCTGTAGCTATCACCCTTGCACTGGGGTTTGTCATTGGTGGTTATATTGGCGGCAAGATAGCTGTATCACTTGATAACGAAACATTACGCCGAGTATTTGGTGTTATCCTTTTCATTATGTCTTTACATATTATTTTTTCAAAGTGA
- a CDS encoding N-formylglutamate amidohydrolase, whose amino-acid sequence MKRSSIIITCEHATNRVPRKLVGVIDDTTILATHWAYDIGALQMARIIAQTLGVSLLYTTVTRLIVDCNRSIGSDELFSKFVKDSNIFLKNEIVKRYYTTYRSKIETTVSTMMQNSDLVFHISVHSFTPQLNGFKRYADIGLLYDQYRPVESIFCSKIKEHIVQLYPLRVAFNYPFRGCGDGVTVWLRKLYGESYCGIELEVNQEIYFRSKRMWTKVAGCIAHAIEYAANSILLLTNGTIKRSFQAHEERGFSF is encoded by the coding sequence TTGAAAAGATCCAGTATTATTATAACCTGTGAGCATGCTACCAATCGCGTTCCTAGAAAATTGGTGGGTGTAATCGATGACACCACAATACTTGCAACACATTGGGCGTACGATATTGGTGCGCTACAAATGGCGCGTATTATTGCCCAGACGTTAGGAGTTTCATTGCTATATACTACAGTTACCCGGCTTATAGTTGATTGTAATAGATCAATAGGCAGTGATGAACTTTTTTCAAAATTTGTAAAAGACAGCAATATTTTTTTAAAAAATGAGATAGTTAAGCGTTATTATACTACATATCGCAGTAAAATTGAAACAACGGTTAGTACAATGATGCAGAATTCGGATCTGGTTTTTCATATTTCTGTACATTCTTTTACACCACAGCTCAATGGTTTTAAGCGCTACGCTGACATAGGATTGCTCTATGATCAGTACAGACCTGTTGAAAGTATATTTTGTTCAAAAATTAAGGAGCATATTGTGCAACTGTATCCATTACGTGTTGCATTCAACTACCCATTTCGTGGCTGTGGGGACGGTGTCACCGTATGGTTGCGGAAGCTATATGGCGAAAGTTACTGTGGGATTGAACTTGAAGTAAATCAAGAGATTTATTTTCGCAGTAAAAGGATGTGGACAAAGGTGGCAGGATGTATTGCCCATGCAATAGAGTATGCTGCGAATTCGATTCTACTACTTACAAATGGTACTATTAAGAGGTCTTTCCAAGCCCACGAAGAAAGAGGGTTTTCGTTTTAA
- a CDS encoding TldD/PmbA family protein: MSIDVIELQKKLTTIKAEYAEIRLSESHSTTIHLSKNMVETCKVGTSTQGSVRVYNKGCWGFFAFTSLSMIETALQRALQLSHMQKKEHAPSISSLQVNNIKEKTNAAIPLATVSLEEKMHCLQEYNAILKQSELIENTNVLYGDSVTRYVMCNTDGSSIEYDRSFCGLSLSAIAKDGTIIQPYGESVANYGGFEIAKDKHTLAQEVVQTATELVAAPQVKSGVYNVIVDPKLAGVFIHEAFGHLSEADFIYENPRMKEIMVIGKRFGPEILNVVDDGTLPYAGYIPCDDEGILPAKTYVIKNGILHSRLHSRETAVIMGEQVTGNARAISTSAIPIVRMTNTYIENGNSTVDELFEKLWNGIYVVGALGGQTNLEMFTFTPAYAYEIKKGKKTKKLRDCMLTGNVFVTLANIEAIANDCTLFGGLGGCGKQGQSPLPVSSGGPHVLIKNVLIGGKGAGSRKAKSKQHS, encoded by the coding sequence ATGTCAATTGATGTTATTGAGTTACAGAAGAAATTAACAACCATTAAAGCAGAATATGCAGAAATCAGGCTTAGTGAAAGTCATTCGACTACCATACATCTTTCAAAAAACATGGTTGAAACCTGCAAGGTGGGTACTTCTACACAAGGATCCGTGAGGGTCTACAATAAAGGGTGCTGGGGTTTTTTTGCATTTACGTCATTATCTATGATTGAAACTGCACTGCAACGGGCGCTACAGCTATCGCACATGCAAAAAAAAGAACATGCACCATCGATATCCTCATTGCAGGTAAATAATATTAAAGAGAAAACAAATGCTGCAATACCACTTGCTACAGTAAGTTTAGAAGAAAAGATGCACTGTTTGCAGGAATACAATGCAATATTAAAACAAAGTGAACTTATTGAAAACACAAATGTACTATATGGGGATTCAGTAACTCGATATGTAATGTGTAATACTGATGGTAGCAGCATAGAATATGATAGATCTTTCTGCGGGTTATCGCTGTCTGCTATTGCAAAGGATGGGACTATAATTCAGCCGTATGGGGAGTCAGTTGCAAACTATGGGGGGTTTGAGATAGCCAAGGATAAGCACACCTTAGCACAAGAAGTGGTGCAGACCGCAACTGAACTTGTGGCGGCTCCTCAGGTAAAAAGTGGAGTGTATAATGTCATTGTGGATCCAAAACTTGCAGGGGTATTTATTCACGAAGCCTTTGGCCATCTGTCTGAAGCTGATTTTATTTATGAAAATCCACGAATGAAAGAGATCATGGTGATTGGCAAGCGATTTGGGCCAGAAATTCTTAATGTTGTTGATGATGGAACGCTGCCGTATGCAGGTTATATTCCCTGTGATGATGAGGGGATATTGCCTGCAAAAACATATGTAATCAAAAACGGAATTTTACACAGCCGCCTTCATTCGCGGGAAACAGCCGTGATTATGGGTGAACAGGTTACCGGCAATGCTCGTGCTATCAGCACTTCGGCAATTCCTATTGTGCGTATGACAAATACTTATATTGAAAATGGTAATTCTACTGTTGATGAGTTGTTTGAAAAATTATGGAATGGAATATATGTGGTAGGCGCGTTAGGCGGGCAGACAAATCTAGAGATGTTTACCTTTACCCCTGCATATGCCTATGAAATAAAAAAAGGGAAAAAAACAAAAAAATTGCGCGATTGCATGCTCACTGGTAATGTATTTGTGACACTTGCAAATATTGAAGCAATTGCAAATGATTGTACATTGTTTGGTGGGCTTGGCGGTTGTGGTAAGCAGGGACAGTCTCCACTGCCAGTTTCTTCAGGGGGACCTCACGTACTCATTAAAAATGTTTTAATAGGAGGGAAAGGTGCTGGAAGTAGAAAAGCAAAATCTAAGCAGCATAGCTGA
- a CDS encoding TldD/PmbA family protein gives MLEVEKQNLSSIAEKCQAIPSCWWDVFCEYSIHKNYSFKNNRFYSARQSEIKGYGIRININGNSGFSFCNDVTMIDSVLEYARETARYGEREEYLLPGPQEFSDVACYDEKILQRDNEYYIHALQSVIDRIHREYNDCMVDAGFGCIDGYVHLINSQGFDKGYHFSRNGTTISALRILPDGSRVQIYETMTWNSDFNIDAIVERILWKLAFSQKTVSMPFGNYFVIFTPKAFGQIMSVVLQGLSGRAIERGISRYIGKFGQKIFGKNLTVYDNPLIDFAPSSYPFDDEGIPAHNKTLIENGCIKTYIAHLQSAHLLNTPPTGNASRSYATLPTESFSNIVVEPGTMSFKDMITQMGTGIIIDQFIGFGQSNTFMGQFSANLDLAWLVVQGSVKGRLKNSMVSDDVTTMLNDKIVLSAEREWVGNAYLPYVLCRINYSTN, from the coding sequence GTGCTGGAAGTAGAAAAGCAAAATCTAAGCAGCATAGCTGAAAAGTGCCAGGCAATTCCATCTTGCTGGTGGGATGTTTTTTGTGAATATAGCATACATAAAAACTATTCATTCAAAAATAATAGATTTTACTCTGCGCGCCAATCCGAAATAAAAGGATATGGCATAAGAATAAATATTAATGGAAACTCAGGCTTTTCGTTCTGTAACGATGTAACTATGATTGATAGTGTTCTTGAATATGCCAGAGAGACAGCACGGTATGGCGAACGTGAAGAATACCTGCTTCCTGGTCCTCAGGAATTCTCCGATGTTGCATGTTATGATGAAAAAATATTGCAGAGGGATAATGAGTATTACATTCATGCGCTGCAATCAGTAATAGATAGGATACATCGGGAATATAATGATTGCATGGTCGATGCAGGATTTGGATGCATAGATGGCTATGTACATTTAATAAATTCTCAGGGATTTGACAAAGGGTATCATTTTTCCCGCAATGGAACAACTATATCTGCTCTCAGGATTTTACCTGATGGAAGTCGTGTGCAGATCTATGAGACTATGACCTGGAACAGTGATTTTAATATTGATGCAATAGTTGAGAGAATTCTTTGGAAACTTGCATTTAGCCAAAAAACTGTATCCATGCCTTTTGGTAATTATTTTGTTATATTTACCCCCAAAGCATTTGGCCAGATAATGAGCGTAGTATTGCAAGGGTTATCTGGCCGTGCAATTGAGCGAGGAATATCTCGCTATATTGGAAAATTTGGGCAAAAAATTTTTGGCAAAAATCTTACTGTATATGACAATCCCTTAATTGACTTTGCACCCAGCAGCTACCCTTTTGATGATGAGGGCATACCCGCCCACAACAAAACCCTCATCGAAAATGGATGTATCAAAACTTATATCGCACATCTACAGAGTGCTCATCTGTTGAACACTCCTCCCACAGGAAATGCTTCACGAAGTTATGCGACATTACCCACTGAAAGCTTTAGCAATATTGTGGTTGAACCTGGCACAATGTCCTTCAAAGATATGATAACTCAGATGGGAACAGGAATTATCATCGATCAGTTCATTGGATTTGGACAATCCAATACTTTTATGGGACAATTTTCAGCCAATTTAGATTTAGCATGGCTTGTGGTACAGGGCAGTGTAAAAGGGAGGCTTAAAAATTCAATGGTAAGTGATGATGTCACCACAATGCTGAATGATAAAATAGTTCTTTCAGCAGAAAGAGAATGGGTTGGCAATGCCTATCTACCGTATGTATTGTGCCGCATAAATTATTCAACTAACTAA
- a CDS encoding nitronate monooxygenase, translated as MKTKITELFKIKYPIVLSGMSWISTPELVAAVSNAGGLGILATGVLTAEQTREAVRRVRELTKKPFAANVTLYFPGAERNAEVLIEEKVPIINYSLGKGDKIAKAVHAYGGKVIATVTTHKHALAAQRDGADALIVTGYEAAGHGGAITSLVLIPAISQAVNIPVIAAGGFADGRGLIAALALGAEGIAMGTRFMNTKESPVAESAKQASIKSEVYNTIYTPKIDGLPARFMKSKAVERLMRKHLNPLSSLIRSKKIADMLGYPWLKLAIGIMFMGPQRAIQMARMAIGFDAFKIGTMEGDFDRGVLPLGQVTGIINDTPTVKQVIDRIIKEAVEIEKQLAKKVK; from the coding sequence ATGAAGACTAAAATTACAGAACTTTTTAAGATTAAGTACCCAATTGTGCTTTCAGGAATGAGCTGGATCAGTACTCCTGAACTTGTTGCTGCTGTATCTAATGCAGGGGGTCTTGGGATACTTGCAACCGGTGTTTTAACGGCTGAACAGACACGGGAAGCTGTTAGAAGAGTAAGAGAATTAACCAAAAAGCCGTTTGCAGCAAATGTAACGCTGTATTTCCCCGGGGCTGAACGCAATGCTGAAGTTCTCATTGAAGAGAAGGTCCCTATTATCAACTATTCACTGGGCAAAGGTGATAAAATTGCAAAGGCTGTACATGCATACGGCGGGAAGGTAATAGCGACAGTTACTACGCATAAGCATGCACTAGCAGCTCAGCGAGATGGAGCTGATGCACTGATAGTTACTGGATATGAGGCAGCAGGTCATGGTGGAGCTATTACGTCACTGGTGCTCATCCCCGCAATATCTCAGGCAGTGAATATACCAGTGATTGCTGCAGGTGGTTTTGCTGATGGAAGAGGATTGATTGCAGCATTGGCACTAGGAGCAGAGGGCATTGCCATGGGAACACGCTTTATGAACACCAAAGAAAGCCCTGTGGCTGAAAGTGCAAAGCAGGCAAGTATAAAAAGCGAAGTATACAATACAATATACACGCCAAAAATTGATGGGTTGCCTGCACGCTTTATGAAGTCCAAGGCAGTTGAAAGGCTCATGCGTAAGCACCTTAATCCATTGAGTTCACTTATCCGCTCAAAGAAGATAGCTGACATGTTGGGATATCCATGGCTTAAGCTTGCCATAGGGATTATGTTTATGGGACCACAGCGCGCTATTCAGATGGCACGTATGGCAATTGGTTTTGATGCATTCAAGATTGGGACAATGGAAGGTGATTTTGATAGAGGCGTTCTACCATTGGGTCAGGTAACAGGTATCATTAATGATACACCAACAGTAAAACAGGTTATAGACAGAATAATCAAAGAAGCTGTGGAAATTGAAAAACAGTTGGCTAAGAAAGTTAAGTAA
- a CDS encoding long-chain fatty acid--CoA ligase — MQRATREGYREFCATEKSVINMLLTRAKKRGNVAALSGFVEGKKYSYTWNDVTRIVYAIAHFLISSGMQKGDRVAIFSQNCPEWTLADLGIQAAGCIPVPIYATNSKDEAKYIIDDASIKVIFTGDQEQYDKANHIMDDTTLQMIISFQDSVIVNGTHSFYFNTIAKNIVSENGIKEIESRINDLSSDDILTIIYTSGTTGNPKGAVHTHGSFLAGIYASVFRFPEAGPGMVSLAFLPLSHVFERMWTYGVLLKGGENHYCRNPKEIMEILPLSKPNYMCSVPRLWEKMYATIFDRLQTAPPVKKKLFMWATYIGIHYDKQKRAKKWISPLLVLKHLVADILVLKKVRLLVGGNVRVFHVGGAAMSAEINEFFNGLGIPLAQGYGLTEFFPVAVGTATTAYPGVCGPILDIVEVRVSDEGEIQLRGPMCMKEYYNKPEATMEMFTQDGWFKTGDVGTIEEHDGKLYIRITDRIKDLIITAGGKNIAPQVIETMLGEDLYIEQVVVVGDGRKYISALIVPNFEMLDEYAKSKGIQYSTRQELITNPAIVEFYKNKIEKLTESLGQVEKIKKFTLMPQEFTQENGEITPTMKIRRKVIQQRYSQIIDKMYQD, encoded by the coding sequence ATGCAAAGAGCAACACGTGAAGGTTATAGAGAATTTTGTGCAACCGAGAAATCAGTTATTAACATGCTATTGACTCGTGCAAAAAAACGCGGCAATGTTGCTGCTTTATCTGGCTTTGTAGAGGGCAAAAAATATTCATATACATGGAATGATGTCACACGTATAGTATATGCGATAGCTCATTTTCTGATTTCCAGTGGTATGCAAAAGGGTGACAGGGTTGCCATCTTTTCGCAGAATTGTCCTGAATGGACTCTTGCTGATCTTGGGATACAGGCAGCAGGATGTATCCCAGTGCCGATTTATGCAACAAATTCAAAGGATGAAGCAAAATACATAATTGATGATGCTTCAATAAAAGTTATTTTTACAGGAGATCAGGAACAATATGATAAAGCAAATCACATCATGGATGATACTACTCTGCAAATGATAATATCATTTCAAGATTCAGTGATTGTAAACGGGACACACAGCTTTTATTTTAACACTATTGCCAAAAACATTGTTTCTGAGAATGGGATAAAAGAAATAGAAAGCCGTATTAACGACCTGTCAAGTGATGATATACTCACCATTATCTATACCTCTGGGACAACAGGCAACCCTAAAGGAGCTGTCCATACGCATGGAAGTTTCCTTGCTGGAATTTATGCATCAGTATTCAGATTTCCAGAAGCAGGTCCCGGTATGGTGTCACTTGCATTCCTACCTTTAAGCCATGTATTTGAGCGTATGTGGACATACGGAGTGTTGCTCAAAGGTGGTGAAAATCATTATTGCCGTAATCCAAAAGAGATCATGGAAATTTTGCCACTTTCAAAACCAAACTACATGTGTAGCGTTCCCCGTTTGTGGGAAAAAATGTATGCTACAATATTTGACAGGTTACAAACGGCACCACCTGTAAAAAAGAAGCTCTTTATGTGGGCAACGTACATTGGTATCCACTATGATAAACAAAAGCGAGCAAAAAAATGGATAAGCCCATTGCTTGTACTTAAACATCTTGTTGCTGATATCCTTGTTTTGAAGAAGGTGCGCCTTCTTGTTGGTGGTAATGTGAGGGTATTCCACGTAGGTGGAGCAGCCATGTCGGCAGAGATTAATGAGTTTTTTAATGGATTAGGTATTCCTCTGGCACAGGGATATGGATTGACAGAATTTTTCCCGGTGGCTGTCGGCACCGCAACAACTGCGTATCCGGGAGTATGCGGGCCTATCCTGGATATAGTTGAAGTCAGGGTGTCTGATGAAGGTGAAATTCAACTAAGAGGCCCTATGTGTATGAAAGAGTACTATAATAAACCTGAGGCCACTATGGAAATGTTTACTCAGGACGGATGGTTTAAAACAGGTGATGTTGGAACCATTGAAGAGCATGATGGAAAGCTATATATACGCATTACCGACAGGATTAAGGATCTTATTATAACTGCTGGGGGCAAGAATATAGCACCTCAAGTGATAGAAACGATGTTAGGGGAAGACCTCTACATTGAGCAGGTTGTGGTAGTAGGTGATGGTAGGAAATATATAAGTGCTCTGATTGTGCCCAACTTTGAGATGTTAGATGAATATGCAAAGTCAAAAGGAATACAGTATTCAACCAGGCAGGAATTAATTACAAATCCTGCAATTGTTGAATTTTATAAAAATAAAATTGAAAAATTAACTGAAAGCCTTGGCCAGGTTGAAAAGATTAAAAAGTTTACACTAATGCCACAGGAATTTACTCAGGAAAATGGCGAGATTACTCCAACAATGAAAATCAGAAGGAAGGTAATTCAGCAGCGATATAGTCAGATTATCGATAAAATGTATCAAGATTGA
- a CDS encoding nitronate monooxygenase: MKTRITELFGIKYPIILPGMSWISTPELVAAVCNAGGTGYLATGPLTPEQTRQAIRRIRELTDKPFGAGCTLIMPGARENAEVMLEEKVPIINVSLGKCDWIAQRAHKYGGKVIATVVTEKHALAAEKQGADALQVTGHEAAAHGGQVTTFVLVPAIVDKVKIPVVAVGGIADGRGMAAALALGAEGVGMGTRLSMTKESPLHQRTIEAQLKAGIEDTIYSNRFDGIYCRVLKTKSAEKAIKRGMNLPLAVIQSYRIAKMMNMPYLKLALGVMLQGPKMMIQLAHFATAFDKIKAATEKGDLEYGVQLIGQCQGLINDVPTVKEVIERTVKEAKAIYQKNLKKF; encoded by the coding sequence ATGAAAACAAGAATTACTGAACTGTTTGGGATTAAATATCCAATTATTCTTCCAGGAATGAGCTGGATAAGTACACCAGAATTGGTAGCTGCTGTTTGCAATGCTGGTGGCACAGGGTATTTAGCAACAGGGCCTTTGACACCTGAGCAGACACGTCAGGCTATAAGAAGAATCCGTGAGCTTACTGATAAACCCTTTGGAGCAGGATGCACACTGATTATGCCTGGTGCACGGGAAAATGCAGAAGTCATGCTAGAAGAAAAAGTACCCATTATTAATGTTTCGTTGGGTAAATGTGACTGGATTGCACAGAGGGCACATAAATATGGTGGAAAGGTTATCGCAACTGTAGTAACCGAAAAACATGCGCTTGCAGCTGAAAAACAGGGTGCTGATGCTCTACAGGTTACAGGGCATGAGGCAGCAGCTCATGGCGGGCAAGTGACCACGTTTGTTCTTGTCCCTGCGATAGTTGATAAGGTAAAAATCCCGGTGGTTGCTGTTGGTGGTATAGCAGATGGCCGTGGTATGGCTGCGGCGCTGGCGCTTGGGGCAGAGGGTGTTGGAATGGGTACCCGATTATCAATGACCAAGGAAAGTCCATTACATCAAAGAACTATAGAAGCTCAGCTTAAGGCAGGTATTGAAGATACCATCTACTCTAACAGGTTTGATGGTATTTATTGTCGTGTATTGAAGACAAAATCAGCAGAGAAAGCCATAAAGAGGGGCATGAATCTTCCATTAGCAGTAATCCAGTCATACAGAATTGCTAAGATGATGAACATGCCATATTTAAAATTGGCTTTAGGTGTAATGTTGCAGGGACCAAAGATGATGATTCAACTAGCACATTTTGCTACAGCATTTGATAAAATAAAAGCAGCAACAGAGAAAGGTGATCTGGAGTACGGTGTACAGCTCATAGGACAATGTCAGGGCCTTATTAATGATGTCCCTACGGTAAAAGAAGTAATTGAAAGAACTGTAAAAGAGGCAAAGGCTATATATCAGAAAAACCTTAAAAAATTTTAA